The DNA region TCGCAAAAAGGGAAGCTTCGTCGCCACCGGCTCCTGCACGGATTTCAACAATCACGTTCTTCTCATCATTCGGATCTTTAGGGAGAAGCATTTCGAAAAGCTCCTGTTCGAGATTAGCAAGCTTTTCTTCGCTTTCAGCGATTTCAATTTTGGCAAGTTCTGCAAGTTCACCAGTCTCAAGACTAGCAAGTTCACGCGCTTCTTCGATATTTTTTTCAAGATTTTCGCGCAATTCACCACGCTCGATAATTTTTTCGAGTTCAGTAAATCGCTTATTTTTGGTAGAAAAATCAGGCGAAGAATAAGCGTTTGGTTCGCTCAAAAAAGCCTGAATTTCTTCGCGCTCAGTTTTAAGTTTCTCAAGATTTAAATCAATTTTTGGCATATAAAATATTATACCAGAAAATCGCATAAATTTGAAGTATTGAAATTTGATTGTGGTTATGATAAGATTTTGATATGAAAATAACTTCTTGGCGAGAATTTATCGAAAATGAAGCCGAAAAGCCATATTTTAAAAAGTTGTGGCAAAAAGTTGAACGTGAACGCATTTCGAAAGATATTTTTCCTGCAAGAGAAGATATTTTTTCTTGTTTTAAAGAATGCCCACTTAAAAAAACTAAGGTTGTGATTATTGGTCAAGATCCTTATCATGGAGAAGGGCAGGCACATGGAATGAGTTTTTCGGTCAAAAAAGGTGTTAGAATTCCGCCAAGTTTGCAAAATATTTATAAAGAACTTCAAAGTGATCTAGGAATTGAGCCGGCCAGCGATGGTTTTTTAGAGTCTTGGGCCGAGCAAGGTGTTTTACTGCTGAATACTTCTTTTAGTGTTGAAAAAGGCAAGCCAGCAAGTCATGCAAATTTTGGCTGGATGGAGTTTTCTGAACATGTTTTAGATTTTTTAAATGATTTCGAAAAGCCGTTAGTTTTTATTTTGTGGGGAGCACATGCACAAAAAGTTGGTGCCCGAATAACTAATTCAAAACACCTTAAAATTGAGAGTGCACACCCTTCGCCATTTTCAGCGCGGCGTGGATTTTTTGGCTCAAAGCCTTTTTCTAAAGTGAATAAATTTTTAGAACAAAATGGTGAAACTCCAATTGATTGGCGTGTAAAATAAAAATCTCGCAATTAAATGCGAGATTTTTCGATTAAACGAATTATCGTTCAGCTTTTTTAGCTTTTTCAGCAGCTTGTTTTTTGGCTTTATTTGCCAAAGCAGCTTTGCGAGCTTCTGCCATTTCTTGGGCTCGTTTGAAGCGATCAACACGACCTTCGGTGTCGATGATTTTTTCTTCACCAGTAAAGAATGGGTGAGAAGCACTTGAGATGTGCATTTTTACAAGTGGGTATTCGTTGCCGTCTTCCCATTTGATTGTTTCTTTTGAATCTGCTGTTGAGCGAGTCAAGAAAGCAAATCCAGCCACCTCGTCGCTAAATACGACAGGGCGATATTCGGTTGGATGTAAATTCTTTTTCATAACTTTTCCATTTTAGCAGATTATTTCGAAAAAAGCAAATTTAATTTTCTTAAAAAGATATTTATGAAACATTATGCTCGTGCTTGCAAATAATTTTGAAATAGTGTATTTTGGTGCCATAAATAGTTAATTTAAGGAGTTACAAATGAAAAAACTAACCATTCTAATGGTTGTGGGAATTCTTACTTTCTCTGGTTTTGTGAGTTTATTGACTGGCAAAAATGTATCCGCCGTTAAATCTGGCGACATGCAAAGTTTGGAAGAAGAAATCGCAAGTAATAAAGCTAAACTTGAAAACCAAATAGCTTTTCTTAAGAATTTAGAAATTAAGGCAGATAAATATATTAAAAATGAAAGTTCAATTTCGCCATCAAATCAAGCTCAAAGATATTTAGAAAAATTGAATAAAGACGATTTTTATGTTCTTGAATATCGAGAAGCTGTTATGAAAGAGATTGAGCATATTAACGAATTGGCTGAGAAAAAATATCAAGGCGTTTATGAGCAACTTCCGGAATTAAAAGAATTGCAAGAACGAATTGCAAATGCAATTTTGGCGCTAACAGATGAAGGAAATTTTATCGCACATATCGAAAATCGTCAAAAAGAACTTTTGGGTGAAAAAGATTTGAACAAAGCTGAGCAAAATGCAAAAATGCTTAAAGCTATCATTAATAGATATTTTAATAAATTGCGAGCTCAATATGGAAACGAGTTTCTTCTTGCTGATCGTTTCAAATCTAGCTTGATTGCTGGAATCGACAACGTTACAAATCAAATTAATAAAAAAATTGAAGAACAAAAGATGAAGGCTGCTGAGGAAGAGCTCAAAAAGGCCGCACAAGAAGAAGCTGATCGTTTGAAGAAAGACGAAGAAAATAATTCTGACGCTTGGGAGAAAATCGCAAACGAAGAAAATAAGAAAAATGAGAATAAAAAGCAAGACGAAAAGCTTGATGAAAAACAGGGGCAGAATTTGAGCGAAGTAAAAGCTTCCGAATTACTTGAAAATCAAATTTCAAAAAAAGATAATAAACAGATTCAAAAACTTCAAGCTCCGAATACTGGTGAAAACCGAAAGCAGAGCTTCGAAATTGCTTTGATCAGTGTTATTTCAATAATTCTTGCGGTAATTTCTGGGGTTGTTATCAAACGACAATAAAATTATAGAAGAGAGGTAATTTGCCTCTTTTCTTTTTATGCAAAGTGTGGTAGAATTGAAAAGTATATAAATTTAATGAAACAATTTTTGGGAGAATTCCTTTCGAAAGCTTTTCGAAATTATCCCCAAAAATGAAGACAAAGGAGTTAAAATGTCTGTAAAAGTTGATATCAAGCAATTGCTTGAAGCTGGCGTTCATTTTGGTCACAAAACTTCACGCTGGCACCCAAAAATGGCGCCATATATTCACAGTAAGCGTCAAGATAGCCACATTATTGATCTAACTAAAACTGTTGAAGGTCTTGAAAAAGCTCTTCCAGCTATTACTAAAGCGGTTGAATCTGGCCGAAAAGTTCTTTTTGTTGGAACTAAAAAACAAGTTAAAGAAGCTGTTCGTGAAGCTGCTGAAAGCGTAAAACAGCCATATGTTGTTGAACGATGGGTTGGCGGAATGCTTACAAACTCAGCAACTGTAAACCAACAAATCAAGAAATTAAAAACTCTTGAAAAACGAATGGATAGCGGTGAGCTTTCAAAACGATATTCAAAACTTGAAGTTCAACGATACGCTGAAGAAATCGAAGCTTTAAACACAAAATACGGTGGAATCAAAGATTTGATGGGTCGCCCAGGAATTTTGTTTGTAACTGATTCAATTGCTGACGCAAACGCAATTCGTGAAGCTAAAACTTTGAATATTCCAGTGGTTGCAATTGTTGATACAAATGTAAACCCAGATGGAATTGATTATGTAATTCCAGCAAATGATGACGCTATTAAAGGTGTTAAATTGCTTTTGGACTATGTGATCGAAGCTATCAAAGAAGCTAAAACTGATAAATAATTCTTAAATTCGAAAGGATAAAAATGGCTGTTTCTATTGAAGAAATTAAGAAACTTAAAGAATTGACAGGTCTTGGCTTGACCGATGCCAAAAAAGCCCTTATTGAAGCTGAAGGTGATTTTGATAAAGCGCTTGAAGCTCTTCGTAAAAAAGGTCTAACAAAAGCTGAGAAAAAAGGTGACCGCGAAGCTCGTGAAGGTTTGGTTGAAGCTTACGTTCACGGTGGTCGAATTGGTGTAATTGTTGAAGTTAACTGTGAAACTGATTTCGTTGCACGAACTGAAGATTTCAAAAACTTTGCACACCAAATTGCTATGCAAATTGCTGCTATGGCGCCAGTTTATGCTACTGAAGCTGATATTCCGGCTGAAGAAATTGCTCGTGTTAAAGCTGAAGCTGAAGAGCGAGTTTCGAAAGAAGGAAAGCCAGCTGAAATTGCTGCTAAAATTGTTGATGGCCAAGTAAAAAAATACTTTGCTGAAAAAGTTCTTCTTTCACAAGCTTACATTATGGATGACAGCAAAACTGTTGAACAATTCTTAAAAGAAACTGTTGCAAAACTTGGTGAAAATATCGTTGTGCGACAATTCTCACGAATTGAACTCGGTGTTAACGAATAATAAATAGTGCATTTGTAATAAAGCTCCACTAATAACGGTGGAGTTTTATTTTTGTGATTATTTAAGCCTTGACTTTTTATGCATAACCAGTTATAATTTTATGAACATAAGTAATAGAAAATAAAGGGAGAGAAATGTTTAAGAACAAAATAGCAGTTTATGCTTTTATGGGTGCTGTTTGTGCTATGTTTTTAGCTCAGCCCGCGTTTGCTGACACAGCAAAGAGAATTGATGTTGTCGCAACGGGTGAGATTAAAGAACTTACCATAGGGTCTGCATCTAATCGTACCAATACTAAAATTAATATAAATGTCAAAAATGGTCAGGTCATTAATGCCGGTGACTATGTTGATATTAGCTTGAATAATCTTTTTGATTATGGACTATTGAATAGGGATATTCGCTATAAAGATACAATTATTGGTAAAATTAAGTCTATTAAGGCTGAAGATAACTTAGACGGTTTCAAGCGAAGAGCTATAAAAGGTCATCCTGAAGCTGAGGATATTATACCAGAGAAAACTGTGGGTAGAAATTCAGAGTATAGGTTAATTTTTAATGAGCAAGCTAAGAAATTTACGAATATGGACCTTTCTATTGAACTTGTTGATTATAATTATGCCGGCTGGGTTAATCATAAATATAATGTTGAGCAATCCGTAAAGGTTAATGATAAAGATATTGCGCGTAAAACCGGCACAATTAATGGGGTTGATAAAACATCGCCAGTAGTCGATTTTAGTTTTAGAATTTTTCATGCTTCTAGCCAAGATGGCGAAAATTTAAATGGCGCTTTCTTTGATTTTGGATTGATGCAGTCCGATAAAAATAATCCTAAACATATTAAATCAGGTGATATTGTTAAGATGAAATTACCACAATCTTCTGGTATTGCATTTGACATAAAATTGAATCCAAAAGAGGGAGCGGTCGGCACTATAAATACTCAAGAGCTATATGCTAATTTTGGTGATAATGCTACTTCAAAAGGAGTCTTGCTTAAAACTGGTATAAACTTAAAATATAAAGTTATAAAAAACTCAAGCCACGAGCTTGTGTACCAGATTGTCGAGATTTCTAATGATAAAGCCTCGTATCAATTCTTACCAAGATTAACTATTTTAGACACTAGCGAAAAAACAGTTAACTATAATGAAGGTAAATTAAATCCAATTTCTGCAACCACAGAAATTTACCGAGGTGATGATAAATATTTTTCTCTAGATAAACCAGCTGCAGGTGTTATAAGTGGTACGAAAATGAAATCTTACGCAGATATTAAAAAGCGTGGATCTGTGATTGTGCGATATCAAGATGAGAACGGTGTGAGCCTTGCTCCTGAAGTTTTATTAGCGAATAAAGTTCAAGTGGGTACAGATTATTCTGCCGAAGAAAAGCAATTCGAAGGATTCGAAAAAGCTGAACTATTTAAAAACTCATCGCCTAAAACTGGAAAAGTTGAAGAAGGTGTAAAGATTGTAACATTTGTTTATAAAAAGAAAAGCATTCCTGCGCCTGAAAAACCTTTGAATCTAGTAAAAGAAGAGAAGAAGCCAAAAGAAAATATTAGTGCACCAAACACAGGTTTTGAAAATAATTTTATTAAAAATTTACTTTTCATGGGCGGTGCTGCACTTTCTATAATTTCTATAATTGTTATTAGAAAAAACTATTAAATAGAATAAATAAGATAAAAGACCTCTTTCGCTAAAATTTAAGAGGTCTTTTATTGTTGTTGCTATGATTATATTAAGCTAAACTCTTTTCGATAAAGGCGATTATTCGCACGTCGCGAGATTCTAACTCGCTTTCTTCATTAATTTCATTCACACCGAATATTTCTTCTGCGCCTTCACCAAATTTTGCATGCAAAGTTTTGATCCAGTTGCCATTTGCGAGCTTTTTTAGGCTAACATTTTCGCTAAAGCTCACACCACGAAAGAAGTTTTTTTCGTTGGGTAGTTCAATTTTTATTTCTTTGTTATTTTTTTCAATCTTCAATTTAAAATTTTTCTTAAAAATTGGGTCAAAGTATTCAATTACTTTTTTAATCTTTTTTTGTTTCATTTGATTCCTTTTTTGTTTTTGCTTTAAAACATAACTATAATAACATAAAAAAATAAAAAAGTCAATAGAAAACCCCGCCATTTTGGCGAGGCGTGTTGACCGCTTAGGGTTTATAATACTTGTGGCCCTTAGGAAGGAACTTCCTAATGTCGCCACGGAGCCAAACCCTAATATGCTTTTCACCATTTTTATCAAAGAATGCCACTCTTTTCACTGTTTGGAATAGGGGACTCATTCGAATGGTGTTATTGATATAATAGAGATATTTCTCTTCAAAAATATCGCTAGCCGGAATTTCAATAATATAACATTTTCCTGCAGAACAAGAACTGATCGCATTTTTAATCTCTTGATCGCTTAATCCTGCAAAAACTTCACGAATCTTCAATGAAAGTTTATCGTGATAATCTTTCGCATCAATTGTGCGAGCTTTTTCGGTCAATTCTGCATTTGATCTAGTTGTAACAGCTGTACCCATAGTAGTCCTCCTTAAAGTGCATCCCCGAAGGGAATAGTGATATACCAATTATACCACTTTTAAAAATAAAAGTCAATTAAAAAGCCCCAAATTTAAATTGGAGCTTAAGGATTAAAAATCCAGTCCGTGTATTTGAACATACAGATTGTATCCCTTTTTTCGGGATTCACTATCAATGTGCGGTCGCCTGAAACCAGTAATATTTTTAAATACTGTCTTCTGTCTCTTTAGGTATCTATATAAGGATGACGGATGAATATTCTCTGGTAAAACAATTGGAATTTCAATCATTTTGTTAATGCGAATTTGCTCACAAAGATCGTCGTATTCATCTTTCGAAAGTTTTCGAAGGTGTTTCTTAACTTCTTCCGATATTGCTTCATAATAAATATTAACTTTACCGTTTTGACTTGGCTTATCAGATTCCAAAATCAATTTTGGCTCTATTAGAAATATGATTTGTTCTACACCGTCTTTTTCAGCTTCATATTCTTCAAAAATATGAAACTTCCTATTGACGGTTCCGCGAACCTCAATAAATTTATCATTGCCATATCCTATTTCGATCGCTTCTTTCTTTGGAATACTAATCCTTGTGGAATACTTCCTCCAATGATCATAGTAATTGAATGGAATTGTTTGCCGTTCGGCAGATTGGCCGAGCTCTTTTATGATATGCCTAATAATCTTATATAAGATTATTGTATATTCTTCTTCAAGCTTTTTCAGCTTTTCTTCGCTTTGTAGAGGCCCAACGAGTTTACTTCTTTCCATGAAAACTTCCTCCTGGATTTTTTTCTGCACAGTTTTTGAAAGAACTAATACTTACATATTATATAATTTTATATTAATAAAGTCAAGTTAAAAAGGGGTTATTTTTTTGCCGAAACTGTAGTATAATTATTATATGTTAGATATTAGATTTATTCGTGAAAATGCTGAGCGTGTGCAAAAAGATGCGTTGAATAAAGGTTATAAAAATGCTGATGTCCAAGCTGTCATTTCGCTCGACGACGAAAGAAAAGCTCTTACGGCTCAAATTGACGAACTTCGAACTCGCCGTAACCAAATTGCGGCCTCAATGAAAAACTCTGGTGGAAAGCCGAGTGATGAACAAATTGCAGAAGGCAAGAAAATCAAAGAAGAGCTTGCCGAGCTTGAAAAAACTTATCGCGAACTTGACGAAAAACTTTCGAATGCTTTAAACGGTATTCCAAATATTCTTCAAGCTGATGTGCCGATTGGTGAGGAAGGCGAAGATGATTTGGTAAAAGCTTGGGGCGAAGAACTTTTCGAAAGTCGTAAAGGTGCTGAAGACCACTTAGATTTTGCAAACAAAAAAGGTTGGGTTGATTTTGAGCGTGGCTCGAAGGTTGCTGGAACGAAATTCTATTTCTTGAAAGGCGATTTGGCGCTTCTTGAAAATGCTATTTATCAGTTCGCTCTGAATAAATTGATTTCGAAAGGCTTTAATTTTATGACCGTTCCGCATATGGTTAATGGTGAAGTTGCCACGGGAACTGGATTTGCACCTCGTTCAAGCGAACAAAGTGATGAATATTTCATTGAAGGTGAGGATTTAAGTTTGATTGCAACTGCTGAAATGTCATTAACTGGTTATCATGCTGGTGAAATTTTGAACGAGAAAGATTTGCCAATTTTTTACGCTGGATATTCTCCTTGCTATCGAAAAGAGGCGGGAACTTACGGTAAGCACACGCGCGGGCTTTTCCGTGTTCATCAGTTCAACAAGCTTGAAATGTATGCCTATGCCTTACCGGAGCAAAGTGTTGATGTCCACGAGAAAATTTTGGTGGTGGAAGAAGAGATTTATCAAGAGCTTGGTATTCCTTATCGCGTGATTAATATCGCGAGTGGCGACTTGGGCGCACCAGCTTCAAAGAAATATGATATTGAATATTGGAGCCCAGTCGATGGTAGTTATCGCGAGATTACGAGCTGCTCAAACTGCACCGACTATCAAGCACGAAATTTGAATATTCGCGTGCGTCGTGAAAATGGTGAATTGCAAGTTGTTCACACTTTGAATGGTACAGCTGTTTCACTTGCGCGATGTTTGGTGGCGGCAATTGAAAATTTTCAAGATGGGGAAGATCTTGTTTTACCAAAAGTTCTTCGACCATATATGAATAATCGCGAACGAATCTAAAAAATAAAATAAGCACTAAATATAGAGTTTTGTAAATTTTACAACACTATATATAGTGCTTTTTTGATTTGTTTATGCTATAATCTAAATATAAATTAAGAAAGAAGGTGTCTAATATGCCAGTACTTTTCGTAGCTAAAAATTGTATGGCTTGCACTATGACAAAAAAACAACTAGAAAGAGAAGGTGTTTTAGATTGTTTTACTATTTATGATGCAAGCAATGACCCTGATGGTTCTATAGCGATAATGACTGACGAGTTGAAGCGGGACTACGGTCTATCGGGCGCTCCGTTCGTAGACCCAAGAGATTTGGGCCTCGAACCTTTTGTTGGGTTTAATCCCGATAAAATCAATGAAGTTATAGACAAGCTTAAGTAGCTAGTGTAGAGCTCGCATTCGCGGGCTTTTTTCTTGACAAAATAAAATGTTTATGCTAATATAGAGATATAAACTAACAAAAAAGGATTATATATGATCTCACAGATTGAAATTACAGGAAATAAATACGAAATTGACGAAACGACCAAAAAATACGCAGAAAAACACATCGGTAAATTAGATAAATATTTGCCACGACATGCTAAAAAATCAGCTTCAGCTCGCGTGGTGATTTCGCAAATCAATGGCACTCACGATAATAAATATGAAGTTGAGGCGGTTATTAACGTACCAGACAAAACTCTTGTTGCAAAAGACCAAAGTTCAAATGTTTTAGCGGCAATCGATATTGTTGAAGCGAAGCTTGATGGGCAAATTCGCCGTTATAAAACTGAGAAAAATCCACGCCTTGGCAAAGCTGGTATTATGGCGAAATTCAAGCGTTCTCTAAAACGTGGCTAAAAACTTTCGAAAACTTAAAAAATCTCTGCAATCTGGCAGAGATTTTGCTTTTTAAATAAAATATGATATAATTAAGCTATTGCTATTTTAAAATTTTTGTGGGGGTGAAAATATGAATAAACACACAAATGAGCAGCAAGAACTTTTACGTGAGATGTTACATCGCAAGTCGAGTGAAATACTAGCTTGCCTTCATCGTAAACAGGAAAGTGAGTCTTCTATAACGTATAGGATTGTGTTTTTTCGAAAAGATGGGAAGAATATAATTCCAGAAATTGGTGTTCGAGTTCAATTTTTGAAAGAGATTGAAGACCTCAAAGGTGATTCGGTTTTTACTGTTTTAGATTGGTTTTTCGAGCAAGATCAAGGTTTGGAATATCGACCATGTAAGGTTGAAATAATTGGTCGTGGTATGCTCAAAGAATTAAGCATTGAAGAATGCCTTGAGAATTATAGGCATTTTGTTTGGTATAATTCCTTAAGTTGGACTGATCGGCTTTTCGAAATTCAAGATATCGCAGAAGTTATTAAGCGCGAATTTATGAGTGGAGAAAGCAAAGAAGTGGTTGGTCAAGATTTAACATATCTTGGCGAAAGAGTCCAGGATATTATACCTTATTTTTGCATGCATATTAATGAAGGAGATTTTAGCTATGAATGGTGAATTAACAATTAAAGACTTATTCAGAAAATATGGTCGGCGATTCGTAACTATCTTTAAGAATGCTGATGGTATTAATACTGTTGGCTTCTATGAAATCATTACAGTTAAAGGTGAACCGCCAATAATTAAGCTGAAAGTAGTTGAATTTGATGAAAATAATCAAGAGCTTTTTATTTCAAGTGATGACGAAGGAGAAAACTGGTTTGAAGCTTATGAATTGAAAACTCTTGTTGAAAATGGATTTTTCTTTCCACTTTCCAGCCCGCCAACTAAAGCTAGTAGAAGATACCTAAAATTACTTGATAAATATCGAAAATTAGCTTTGAAAGTTTTTGAATATGAAAAGTTGCTTGATGATCTTGAGCTCTTTTCTCAGAAGTATGAACAGCTTAGAGTTGAGATAATTAATTCTTTGAATGATGTTATCAACACGGTTTTTGAATAAAGTCCTGAAAGGGGCTTTTTTTAATATTCAAATTATGGTAAAATATAAGATAGATTTTATACTGTTTTTAATGGAGAGGGAAATGTCTAAAAAAACTGCGAAGAAAAAAAATGTAATGGTGGAAGAAAACAAAGTTGATAAACTTTTGACTACTGTTTTTGGTGACCCGCAAAAGAAAGTTTTGCGCCGATTGCAACGAAAAGTTGATGAAATTAATAATCTAAGCGAAAAATACAAAAAAATGAGTGATGAAAAGCTCAAAGAAGCTTTTAAAAAACTCAAAAAAAGCCTTTCGAAAAAAGATTTAGATGATATTTTGCCAGATGTTTTTGCGCTTGTGCGTGAAGCTTCAACTCGTGTGCTTGGAATGCGACATTTTGATGTTCAATTGATTGGTGGAATGGTTTTACATGAAGGAAAAGTTGCAGAAATGAAAACTGGTGAAGGTAAAACTTTGGTGGCAACTTTACCGGTTTCTCTTAACGCGATGGAAGGAAAAGGCGTTCATGTTGTAACCGTGAACGATTATCTTGCTCAGCGCGATGCATCTTGGATGGGTAATCTATATGATTTTCTTGGCCTTTCGGTTGGTGTAATTATTAATGAAACAAGCTTTATTTTTGATCCAGAATATGACAACGAAGAACACGAAGATGAAAATATGCGAAAGCTTCGCCCAGCAACTCGAAAAGAGGCTTATGCGGCAGATATTACCTATGGAACAAATAATGAATTTGGCTTTGATTATTTGCGTGATAACATGGTGAATGAAGTTGAACTTTTACGCCAGCGTGAGCTTAATTTTGCAATTGTCGATGAGGTTGATTCTATCTTAATCGATGAGGCTCGAACTCCATTAATTATTTCTGCTCCTGCGGCTGAAAACCCAGAAAGCTATATTCAATTTGCGCAAGTTATTTCGCAGCTTT from Candidatus Saccharimonas sp. includes:
- a CDS encoding uracil-DNA glycosylase — translated: MKITSWREFIENEAEKPYFKKLWQKVERERISKDIFPAREDIFSCFKECPLKKTKVVIIGQDPYHGEGQAHGMSFSVKKGVRIPPSLQNIYKELQSDLGIEPASDGFLESWAEQGVLLLNTSFSVEKGKPASHANFGWMEFSEHVLDFLNDFEKPLVFILWGAHAQKVGARITNSKHLKIESAHPSPFSARRGFFGSKPFSKVNKFLEQNGETPIDWRVK
- a CDS encoding type B 50S ribosomal protein L31 yields the protein MKKNLHPTEYRPVVFSDEVAGFAFLTRSTADSKETIKWEDGNEYPLVKMHISSASHPFFTGEEKIIDTEGRVDRFKRAQEMAEARKAALANKAKKQAAEKAKKAER
- the rpsB gene encoding 30S ribosomal protein S2 — protein: MSVKVDIKQLLEAGVHFGHKTSRWHPKMAPYIHSKRQDSHIIDLTKTVEGLEKALPAITKAVESGRKVLFVGTKKQVKEAVREAAESVKQPYVVERWVGGMLTNSATVNQQIKKLKTLEKRMDSGELSKRYSKLEVQRYAEEIEALNTKYGGIKDLMGRPGILFVTDSIADANAIREAKTLNIPVVAIVDTNVNPDGIDYVIPANDDAIKGVKLLLDYVIEAIKEAKTDK
- the tsf gene encoding translation elongation factor Ts, with translation MAVSIEEIKKLKELTGLGLTDAKKALIEAEGDFDKALEALRKKGLTKAEKKGDREAREGLVEAYVHGGRIGVIVEVNCETDFVARTEDFKNFAHQIAMQIAAMAPVYATEADIPAEEIARVKAEAEERVSKEGKPAEIAAKIVDGQVKKYFAEKVLLSQAYIMDDSKTVEQFLKETVAKLGENIVVRQFSRIELGVNE
- a CDS encoding MucBP domain-containing protein, which codes for MFKNKIAVYAFMGAVCAMFLAQPAFADTAKRIDVVATGEIKELTIGSASNRTNTKININVKNGQVINAGDYVDISLNNLFDYGLLNRDIRYKDTIIGKIKSIKAEDNLDGFKRRAIKGHPEAEDIIPEKTVGRNSEYRLIFNEQAKKFTNMDLSIELVDYNYAGWVNHKYNVEQSVKVNDKDIARKTGTINGVDKTSPVVDFSFRIFHASSQDGENLNGAFFDFGLMQSDKNNPKHIKSGDIVKMKLPQSSGIAFDIKLNPKEGAVGTINTQELYANFGDNATSKGVLLKTGINLKYKVIKNSSHELVYQIVEISNDKASYQFLPRLTILDTSEKTVNYNEGKLNPISATTEIYRGDDKYFSLDKPAAGVISGTKMKSYADIKKRGSVIVRYQDENGVSLAPEVLLANKVQVGTDYSAEEKQFEGFEKAELFKNSSPKTGKVEEGVKIVTFVYKKKSIPAPEKPLNLVKEEKKPKENISAPNTGFENNFIKNLLFMGGAALSIISIIVIRKNY
- the serS gene encoding serine--tRNA ligase translates to MLDIRFIRENAERVQKDALNKGYKNADVQAVISLDDERKALTAQIDELRTRRNQIAASMKNSGGKPSDEQIAEGKKIKEELAELEKTYRELDEKLSNALNGIPNILQADVPIGEEGEDDLVKAWGEELFESRKGAEDHLDFANKKGWVDFERGSKVAGTKFYFLKGDLALLENAIYQFALNKLISKGFNFMTVPHMVNGEVATGTGFAPRSSEQSDEYFIEGEDLSLIATAEMSLTGYHAGEILNEKDLPIFYAGYSPCYRKEAGTYGKHTRGLFRVHQFNKLEMYAYALPEQSVDVHEKILVVEEEIYQELGIPYRVINIASGDLGAPASKKYDIEYWSPVDGSYREITSCSNCTDYQARNLNIRVRRENGELQVVHTLNGTAVSLARCLVAAIENFQDGEDLVLPKVLRPYMNNRERI
- the raiA gene encoding ribosome-associated translation inhibitor RaiA codes for the protein MISQIEITGNKYEIDETTKKYAEKHIGKLDKYLPRHAKKSASARVVISQINGTHDNKYEVEAVINVPDKTLVAKDQSSNVLAAIDIVEAKLDGQIRRYKTEKNPRLGKAGIMAKFKRSLKRG